One region of Salvia miltiorrhiza cultivar Shanhuang (shh) chromosome 3, IMPLAD_Smil_shh, whole genome shotgun sequence genomic DNA includes:
- the LOC131018677 gene encoding uncharacterized protein LOC131018677 produces the protein MEELDELRNEAYENARIFKDKVKRLHDRRICHKKLCPGMKVLLFNSRLKLFPGKLKSRWSGPFLLKEVFEHGAVELFNENTKESFRVNGHRVKPYYEHQSQTMEVESQALHNPC, from the coding sequence atggaggagttagatgagctacgAAATGAGGCATATGAGAATGCGAGGATTTtcaaggacaaagtgaagcgactccatGACCGCCGTATCTGCCATAAGAAGCTTTGCCCCGGGATGAAGGTGCTCTTATTCAATTCTCGACTGAAGTTGTTCCCAGGTAAGCTGAAATCTCGATGGAGTGGTCCGTTTTTACTTAAGGAAGTGTTTGAGCATGGTGCCGTTGAGctattcaatgaaaacacgaaGGAGAGTTTCagagtgaatggccatcgagtgaaaccatactacgagcaccagagtCAGACTATGgaagtggagtctcaagctctgcacaaccctTGCTGA
- the LOC131018679 gene encoding uncharacterized protein LOC131018679 translates to MEELDELRNEAYENARIYKDKVKKMHDRRVVQKDFHPGMKVLLFNSRLKLFPGKLKSRWIGPFIIKEVLNHGVLVLTKEGTDEQFTVNGHRVKPYLEHEVVAVVVESQALHDPSC, encoded by the coding sequence ATGGAAGAGCTTGATGAGTTGCGCAATGAAGCATATGAGAATGCGCGCATCTACAAAGACAAAGTGAAGAAAATGCATGATCGTCGTGTCGTGCAAAAGGACTTCCACCCGGGCATGAAAGTACTGTTGTTCAACTCACGGTTGAAACTTTTCCCTGGAAAGCTCAAGTCCCGTTGGATTGGTCCATTCATAATCAAGGAAGTGCTCAATCATGGAGTCCTGGTGTTGACCAAGGAAGGCACCGACGAACAATTTACAGTCAACGGGCATAGGGTGAAGCCCTACCTGGAGCATGAAGTGGTTGCTGTTGTAGTGGAGTCTCAAGCACTCCACGACCCATCTTGTTGA
- the LOC131019194 gene encoding protein ANTAGONIST OF LIKE HETEROCHROMATIN PROTEIN 1-like → MTNLLSRKQLLLWLIEEEMRQFIFRIALVIDVIFRMRSKKRKRSHQIESYSILQRIPDQVKHLNRMTMVSDIDCVLNLRMDRNAFGRLCNLMRQLGSLKDGKFVTVEEQLAMFLSVLAHHKKNRVVRFDFWRSGQTISRYIHTVLKAILKLHVLLLVKPDPVSGDNNDPRWKWFKGCLGALDGTYINVKVPNCDKARYRTRKGQISTITLGVCDQNMRFVYALPGWEGSAADSRILRDALNRPYGLRVPKGNYYLVDNGYANSEGFLAPYKGVRYHLKEWGPSSARPQNAEELFNLRHTKARNVIERAFGIMKMRWGILRSTTYYPIQVQTRLIMACFLLHNFI, encoded by the exons ATGACAAACCTTCTCAGTAGAAAACAATTGTTGTTATGGCTCATTGAAGAAGAAATGCGCCAGTTCATATTTCGAATTGCTTTAGTGATTGATGTTATCTTTCGTATGAGGtctaaaaaaagaaaacgtAGCCATCAAATTGAATCATACAGCATCTTGCAAAGGATCCCTGATCAAGTAAAACATCTAAATAGGATGACTATGGTTAGCGATATAGATTGTGTGTTGAATCTGCGGATGGATAGAAATGCGTTTGGGAGATTGTGTAATCTGATGAGACAACTAGGTTCATTAAAAGATGGTAAATTTGTGACCGTTGAGGAACAGTTGGCCATGTTTTTATCCGTATTAGCCCATCACAAGAAAAATCGTGTCGTGCGCTTTGATTTTTGGAGATCGGGCCAAACAATATCGCGCTATATTCACACTGTTTTGAAAGCCATCTTGAAGCTACATGTTCTACTCCTAGTGAAGCCTGATCCGGTATCTGGTGACAACAATGATCCACGATGGAAGTGGTTTAAG GGCTGTCTTGGTGCGCTAGATGGCACTTACATAAACGTGAAAGTGCCGAATTGTGACAAGGCACGATATAGGACACGTAAAGGACAGATTTCAACAATCACGCTAGGTGTTTGTGACCAGAACATGAGGTTTGTATACGCATTACCAGGATGGGAAGGTTCAGCAGCCGACTCTAGGATATTGCGTGACGCTCTCAATCGACCCTACGGTCTTAGGGTACCAAagg GGAACTACTACCTAGTGGACAACGGCTATGCTAATAGCGAGGGATTCCTAGCTCCATACAAAGGTGTTCGCTATCATTTGAAAGAGTGGGGACCTAGTTCAGCGAGACCACAAAATGCAGAGGAACTCTTTAACCTAAGACACACAAAAGCGCGCAATGTTATTGAACGTGCTTTTGGGATAATGAAGATGAGATGGGGAATTTTGCGAAGTACAACATACTACCCTATTCAGGTCCAAACTAGGTTGATAATGGCCTGCTTCCTACTTCATAATTTCATCTGA